One genomic segment of Candidatus Atribacteria bacterium ADurb.Bin276 includes these proteins:
- the bioY2 gene encoding Biotin transporter BioY2 has protein sequence MNLSPRTLVRSAFLCAIAVVTTQLIRFGSAIVPFSLLPGIYVLGTLVFTPLENGFGWMIYILLGLMGVPVFATPPYGGPSYILKPTFGFLLGYLFLSPLFSWMVQKRRKASFYYLLFLSFAAVSLPYIPGLVYLWVIMKFIVQAQISFGYTLKTGFLPFIGGDILKAIVVFLIVWKAKPLRGK, from the coding sequence GTGAATCTTTCTCCTCGTACTCTCGTAAGGAGTGCTTTTTTATGTGCAATTGCAGTGGTCACAACCCAATTGATTCGATTTGGTTCGGCGATCGTCCCATTTAGCCTGCTTCCGGGAATTTATGTATTGGGAACTCTTGTATTTACACCCCTTGAAAATGGTTTCGGATGGATGATTTATATTCTATTAGGATTAATGGGTGTTCCGGTATTTGCCACTCCACCTTATGGTGGCCCCAGTTACATCTTAAAACCTACCTTTGGTTTCCTCCTGGGTTATTTATTTCTTTCTCCTTTGTTTTCCTGGATGGTACAAAAAAGAAGAAAAGCAAGTTTTTATTATTTACTTTTTTTGAGTTTTGCCGCGGTAAGTTTACCATACATACCCGGACTTGTTTATTTGTGGGTGATTATGAAATTCATTGTACAAGCGCAAATTTCATTTGGATATACCTTAAAAACCGGATTTCTACCCTTTATCGGGGGAGATATTTTAAAGGCTATTGTTGTATTTTTAATCGTATGGAAAGCCAAACCATTGCGAGGAAAATAG
- the birA gene encoding Bifunctional ligase/repressor BirA: protein MKSYPNFQILYYSTVDSTNQLARQFAEQGETKELLVVADQQTAGRGRGGKRWLSVPRECLTFSLLLRPVNKNAEHCPQLALILGLSLAQAMEKLGFHPQLKWPNDVYLNEKKIAGILLENAVRSDRLQWVIAGVGVNINVKKDNFPQKLREIATSLFIEGKKEIATDLFLQEFLTIFSSWYCNWINNNKIQHLLEEYTRRSMVLGRLVTYEKQGKRYQARAERIDENGGLWVIREEERHRLSWGEVSIASDNKTQIQLSFGSDGGETR, encoded by the coding sequence ATTCGACAAATCAATTAGCTCGTCAATTTGCTGAGCAGGGGGAAACTAAAGAATTGTTGGTAGTGGCCGATCAACAAACCGCTGGGAGGGGCAGGGGTGGAAAACGCTGGCTCTCGGTCCCCAGGGAATGTTTAACTTTTTCTTTGTTGCTCAGGCCGGTGAATAAGAATGCCGAACATTGTCCACAACTTGCTTTAATTCTTGGTTTAAGCTTGGCACAGGCCATGGAAAAACTGGGCTTTCATCCGCAACTTAAATGGCCTAACGATGTTTATTTGAATGAGAAAAAAATAGCCGGAATTTTATTAGAAAATGCTGTTCGATCTGATCGATTACAATGGGTAATTGCCGGTGTTGGTGTAAATATAAACGTCAAAAAAGATAACTTTCCTCAAAAACTTCGAGAAATAGCAACTTCTCTTTTCATAGAAGGGAAAAAAGAAATTGCTACCGATTTATTTTTGCAGGAATTTTTAACAATTTTTTCTTCTTGGTATTGTAATTGGATAAATAATAACAAAATACAACACCTGCTTGAAGAGTACACTAGACGTTCCATGGTATTGGGACGTTTAGTAACCTACGAAAAACAGGGAAAGAGATATCAGGCTCGAGCAGAAAGAATTGATGAAAATGGAGGGCTTTGGGTGATTCGCGAGGAAGAAAGACATCGATTATCCTGGGGCGAAGTTTCAATAGCTTCGGATAATAAAACTCAGATACAATTGAGCTTCGGGTCCGATGGGGGAGAAACACGGTGA